The following are encoded in a window of Halorarum salinum genomic DNA:
- a CDS encoding Hsp20/alpha crystallin family protein, whose product MPPRTRSARERASARPDRPEIPVNVSDRGDEFLVSADLPGLGKQDLDVSARKDRLRIVADLGEDEGGTYLRKERGRGEVRRVVHLPEPIDEEHVSASYNDGILWVTLRKRHRPKQVEIR is encoded by the coding sequence ATGCCCCCGAGAACCCGTTCAGCCCGCGAGCGAGCGAGCGCCCGTCCCGACCGACCCGAGATCCCCGTCAACGTCTCCGACCGCGGCGACGAGTTCCTCGTGTCGGCCGACCTCCCCGGGCTCGGCAAGCAGGACCTCGACGTCAGCGCCCGGAAGGACAGGCTCCGGATCGTCGCCGACCTCGGCGAGGACGAGGGGGGAACGTACCTCCGGAAGGAACGAGGACGGGGCGAGGTGCGTCGCGTGGTCCACCTCCCCGAACCGATCGACGAGGAGCACGTCTCCGCGTCCTACAACGACGGCATCCTCTGGGTGACGCTGCGGAAGCGACATCGGCCCAAACAGGTGGAAATCCGGTAG